Within Vicia villosa cultivar HV-30 ecotype Madison, WI linkage group LG1, Vvil1.0, whole genome shotgun sequence, the genomic segment GACATGAATATGTTTCTTGCTTTCAAATCATAAAACGCCTTTATAATCTCACATTCATCCTATTCTTCTGGTTGTTTCTTAACGAATACTCCATCAACGGTATTTTAAGGAACAGAAGGTCCTTATTTGATGGCTACCCATAATTGTAAATTCATAGACATAAGGTGTATGTACATGCAATCCTTCCAATATGTCCAATTTTCACCTATGAAAATTAAGGCTTTATTGTATGCTTCATTCGAATAAATTTGCACCATATTCAAAAACTTTTGAGATTGTTAAACCTTATCTAAAGGACTGCCTCTTGATGCCAATTGGTAGTTTGAATAGCCAACTGCAAATTATTTTCTTCCGTTGTAGAAAAAATAGATTAAAGCGAGTTTAGTGAAAATTTGATTCTAAAATATTTTAGCAATTGAAAGATAACTGTAGTAATACGTGCACACACACATGAGATATAGAATAAGGTGATAAATAATATGATAGATAATCCTTACTAATTCTAACAATATATTTAACACTTAATGATTAATCAATTTGAAATAATCTTCAATTATTCTCTTTATAGAATGATGAACAATGAGATTATTTGGAAAACAAATTCCAATTAATCATACGCTTATATAATTTAATTCGATAAGATCAATAAACCTATGAAgcatgaaaatatatattaacaCATGATTTATATTAATTCAGTGTTGTCGTCCGCATAGGCACCCAATATGGTCTTAATTGGTAAACCATCAAATATTTTTTCCTCCACTATATTCTTTGATTTAGGTTTTGGTTACAACAATTCAACGAAACACAAGATAAAGTATAATAATCCAGTATATCTTCTGCCTTGCTTCTTGATTAACCTTGTCTGCAACTAACTCTTCAACTACTGAGATACTCACTCGACCACCATCTCCAACCTTTGACAGAATTCAAGCTTGAATGCTCGCTATTATTCACTCAATCCCGAGCTTCAAACCTTAGGAAAATACAATGATATTAATGACCTTGCTCACGTGTGTGGCCGCAAGAGGGTTTGTATGCTAGTTGTGTAAAATTAGGGATTGATATTCCTAAATCTAAGTTGGTAAATTAATAGCCAATACTATAAGCCGAATCATGATAAGAAAACAATATTCCATCAACTTCATAAAGAGTTCGTGGGAGTAGGGATAACAATTTCCTTCTTAATCAAGGGAATGATTTCCTCAACAACCTTGATCAGAATGGCCTCTTTCAAGGATACTTCACCGACACATATTAAGGcaattgacttatgatagacatttgCTTGGGTCGGGTGACCTGAGCTCCAATTAGACGACTATGACTCACCTTATCGTGCTCGTATGTGCCTTCTTATAGCCCTTTCATAACACCTTTGGGCTTATTAAGTTATTAGTCACTCCCTTTTAAGGTCAAATCAAAATCTCCCTAGTACAGAACCAAATTGAAAAGAATGTCATAGTTTAATGCACACTTAATTTAACAATAAGTTACTAAACATATGCCCTGTTACcaatttttaacaaaataaatgtGTTAATTGTGGATGCAATTATTTTGAGTCGTACGAAAATGATGAAGTGCAACTAAAAATATATGAGTAACATTTTTAAATGTTTAAAATGTAAGAAAAATAATGTAGAAATCATCCTAAGgactaaattattaaaaaaacttaaaagatcaatatgttataaaaaaaataatttaaaaaactacTGGTATAATTTTGGCTaatagaatttaaataaaataatttatatttaaatatatttatttataaatgagttaataaattttattgtaAAAATGATAGATAAAACCCTAAAGTAATGTTACCCGTTGGATTGATTATCCCTTATCCTTATATAAATtgaatctttcatcttcaacacTCTCTCTACTCTCTGCTCCAAATCTAGGGTTTGCTGTTTCCAGATCTCGCGCCACCGTCGTCCTCAACAACAATCCAATCCCGCAAACATGGCGACCCAGATGAGCAAGAAGAGAAAGGTAACCGCCTCGATTCTCATTCCAATGATgtaaattttgtttattattgTTAAGATTCAtgggttttttgtttttgtatgtTGTAGTTTGTTGCCGATGGTGTTTTCTTTGCTGAATTGAACGAGGTTCTGACCCGTGAACTCGCTGAAGATGGTTACTCTGGTGTCGAGGTTAGGGTTACACCGATGAGGACTGAAATCATCATCAGGGCTACTCGTACCCAAGCTGTTCTTGGTGTGTTTTGCATTCatgtttggaaatttgattgcTTTGTGGAATTTGAATTGATGTGAATTGTTGTTTATTTtgggttttgttgttgtttttgttgttgggaTTTCTAGGTGAGAAGGGAAGGAGGATCAGAGAACTTACCTCTGTGGTTCAGAAGAGGTTTAAGTTTCCAGAGAACAGTGTTGAGCTTTATGCCGAAAAGGTTAATAACAGAGGACTTTGCGCTATTGCTCAAGCTGAATCGCTTCGTTACAAGCTTCTTGGTGGTCTTGCTGTGCGCAGGTATAGTTTTTAGAATTATGTAAATGAATCTTGCAATGCTTCATGTTGCACCtaactaatgttttattttgCTGATTTATTTTTACACTTGTATTCGTATCGATGCTTGACATATATTATTTGCTTCCGTAAATTACATACTAAGGGAATTTTATATCATTACATAACAGTATATCAGTCCATGTATGAATATGCATTGTAATTTGTGATAAATAGATTTATTGCCTTCTTTTTTCTACTTCCTGTAAATTAGCATGCCCTTGATCCTTCCTACTTATTATCGGGCACATTATCCAATGAACATTTGGCACTTATTTTACTACTCCACTGGTTTTCATGAAATTGTTTGGATAAAGATAAAGATATCCATTATGGCATTGTTTGATCCATGTAGCTGATCCCAGTTGAATTGGTTAGGCTTGGTTGTTTTTTCCTAGCTTTCTGGCGGTCGTAGTTTTATAACTTTGTATcatatttgttaatgttttttcttttgatttgaattttggaagagtggttgatttaattttatcattggtTGATTGACTTAACCTAAACTAGCTTTATATCCTGTGTGGTGTCCTAACTTGGTGCACTGTCTAATATCCCTggtttaaaaggaaaataatatggTTATGTAGCAAGTGTTTCAGGTTTAATGTGTGCGCTAGCTCTGAAATCAAATTCCTCTGCTTATTCCTTTATTGTTTGTCTACTCATTGTAATACACCCTGTTGTCAAAAAGTTGTAATATACCCAAGAATCTGATCCAGTTGTGTACCTTAAAACCTTTAAAGTTTTAAATAGCTAGCTTCTTTACCATCATATAGATTTCTTTCTTGGATGACAGAATTTTGGCGCTTCTATTTTTGTTTAAACCTTCCCATTTTATTTCCTTGGATACAATTCTGTGTTTGTGACTGATCTGTATCTCAAACAATTTGTTGCAGGGCATGCTATGGTGTTTTGAGATTTGTTATGGAAAGTGGTGCCAAGGGATGTGAGGTTTGTTCTGCCAAACAGCTTGAATCCATTTGTTATATTGCTTTTTGTACAAATTTGGTTGTAATTGCTGTTTGATTTGATTAGGTCATTGTCAGTGGAAAATTGAGGGCTCAAAGAGCTAAATCCATGAAGTTCAAGGATGGATACATGATTTCCTCTGGTCAACCCGTCAAAGATTACATTGATTCTGCAGTTAGACACGTGCTCCTCAGACAGGTTTGCTTATGCTCTTCATAGTTAGTTACTTGCTAAAATTAATCTGTCCCCAGAGTTCTCTAGTTTATTCATTTTTCTCTGCTGTCTTTGTAGGGTGTTCTTGGAATCAAAGTTAAGATTATGCTTGATTGGGATCCTAAGGGGAAGCAGGGTCCCAAGACTCCCCTCCCTGATATTGTCACTATCCACACTCCAAAGGAGGAAGAGGAATACAGACCAGCCCCTGCCGCCGTTTTGCCCACTGCTGATATTGAAGTTCCAGTTGCTTAAagatatttttgatgtttttggagTATATTTTGCTGTAGAAGaggttttatgcaatgtttactTTCAGACACAGTTCAAAATTTTGTAGTTTTTTGAGTTAAGAGAGTTGCTATACTTGGTTACTAGTGTTTAAGCATCAATTATTactatttattttcatattaaatTCCCTCGTTAGCACTATAACTATGCATACTATCTTGTGTTTCTTTATCATCTCTTGAATGGTTGAACCTATACtctacattcattaaaaaaaagccttttttgtttttataaacaGATTTCAATTTAACTGACTTCCGTTTTATTTACTTCCATTAATAGAACTCTATGTTTTCTTTTTTTACTATCTCCTTAATGGTTGAAATATGATCGCTATCTGGAATACCTTTTTAGTAAATATTGTTTCtttatcatttaaaaatgttaaaaCTGTTATCTTGTTCTAgttaatgaaaatattaaatttttggctTGCAACTTTGATCCCTTATTtgtcttttatttgattttggtcCCTTATTTTTAAAATCACTATTTTGATCTCCTTTTGAGCTATAGAGAGATGAAAATTGCtgatcaaaataaacaaaaaagacAAAATGAAAATTGCtgatcaaaataaacaaaaaagacaaaatagaaagACTAATGTTGCAATTaagtctaaattttttttaagggtTTATATGTATGGTATAAGTACATATTTCTATAATGTTATCATTATTTTATGCTTTTATTAACCGAACTCTGCTCTTCGTCttgttcttcttatttttttttatgtgaaaCATAAGCTTCATTACCGTCACAAGAGACATAACTATAAATAAATGTATGAATACGTATTTTTATACCGTCAATAGGGGACTAAATACACTCGAGTCAATTTTGTTTGCCTATTTACTTGATAAAAATTGGATTAGTTCAAATTTTGTATTGAGTCTGATATAATCTTTTTAATAAATTTGACTATGTTTGGTTTTTGACTTAGAAATTAGAATAGTTTAAAACTTGATCAGTTTACAAAATTGGATCAGTGTAGGGGTTGTAATGAAATCTATTAAGACAATGTTCATCCTATATTTATGCAGGTTATGTAAGGAATCTTACATATTACATCTCAGCATCTTAAATACACAAATTATGCAGAAGTAGAaagaacaaaaaataaaaaagatgcaTCTTAAATACACAATCCATGCTAACTTTAACTTATGCCTCAAATTTTTGTCTAGTTTGCTTTTGATAATGTATCTCCGTAAACATTATAAGGATGTATTTCTGGATCATGCAGAagcataaaaaatagaaaatcaaaaagatgcataaagaaatagaaaataaaaaaaatgcagcttgacaaaataatattagatataaaaaataaaatatgacataGGTAATTAATATAAACTAAACACTACATTTTAATATTCAGGTGGACGTTCCAACATCTTCGACCGGTCTCGAAATTGTAGCATCCACCTCgattgaaattttaattttaaaacagaaaaaaatttcACACAGTCCTTAAATCTGCACTCGTCTTCAACTCAAATTTGTTGAACTCAATCTTCTATTCGTTGTTATTCGTTGTCAATCGACGGTGAACGGTATTCAAACTTCACCAATTTTCGTTTGTCAGAATATGATACAGGATTCTACAAGGAGAGTGTACTCATTGATCTTAACTCCTTTAATGTTCAATTGatgttcattaaaaaaaatcctaGTGTATGCAATTTTATTGAAAGAACTTCGAACATTTTCAAATAGTGATATAATGAACTTGTCAAAAGCAGGGCCGACCCAATTAAATCGGAgttctattttaatttataaaataggcctaaaaatatatgaatttataccatattttaaaaaaaatcgataTATAATTATagattttgaaaacaaattatgattatacatttatttaaaatataagtgtaaaatagattttaaaaacaaattctaagaaagaggcaaaaattatattaaagtgataattaaaaaaattattggacCCATCAAGATTTGAGGTCCAGTGTGGTAGCACAAGCTCCACCTGCACTGGACCGGCCCTGGTCAGAAAGGTGCAATGCGATCATCAGACGAAAACCTCCACCAAAACAACTAGATCCAGGGAGTTCTAATATAGCTTCCATTATAGGGCAACTTAGCATTCTTGAATCATTATGAGATTTGGGGGAAAGAATTAGTTTGATGCCACTCTCTATGATGAGAAGACTAGGAGGAAAGGAAAGATAGACAACATGACATTGATATTAGCAAATGAATCCTCTATAATTCCTCATGGAATAATGGGAAGATGTACTAGTGAAATTTGGAACATTTGTATATCATGTTAGCTTTGTGATTGTTGACATTGAAGAAGCTTATCATCTTGGGGAGACCATTCTTACGTACAACCGGGGGGAAATGCCGATTTGAAAACTGGTAAGCTTAgaatcaaattttgaaaaatagaagATGATAATTAAGGTGTATTATTATGACTCGCCACTTTGGGAGTATAATCCGGAAGATAACCAGGATGCAACAAGTGCAATAAGACGAAGAGGAGATGCATTTGCCAAAGAAGAcaaaaataatacataaatagGTTGAAAATCTTTAACCTTTGATTGAAGAAAAGAATGATAGAGTAATCCATGTAGAGGCTAGGGAAAGAGTATATACTCAGATTTTAAACGACATGGTAAtcaagaataaataaacaaaagataTAGCTAAATCAAACCTTTCCACATTGGTTAAATAAATAAGATTGATTGCATAAATAACATGAAGTACCCCCCTAACTTGGGAGGTTAGACGTTAAGCGGACGCTAATTGGGAGACAACCCATTGAAATCAGACTATATAGTTTTACTCTAATGGATGCTAATTAGAGTTCTATTTTTTTTCACTTATATCTGATCTAGAAATAACAATAGTAAATTCTAACTTGTCATATTCACCTCTAACACAATGTCAACAACTCATCACGTGAAGTAAAGTTCCTTTCGGCCGTTAACTGTAGGCGGTAATCAATATTATACACACATATAGGTACAATGTCAATTTTCACATCGAAGACTTTCACATGGACAACTTGAAGTACAATGTCAATTTTCACAACAACAACATGGACGCATAAGGGAATTCATCAACTAGAGGGATGTTTGCCTCTGAAACAATGCATATCAATTTAGTTTAACAATTAAAACACTAGATTTAAATTCTAGAATCTGGATGTAAGTGCATTATGGAGTTTGTCACTTGTTCGAATTGTACAATCCAAACTCGCATAAGATGTTTGTTCAGATTTAATAATCTGAAATGAACCAACATAGTCTAAATGACGCAAATGGAatcatttgaaataaaatttcatatttttgagAGGGATTTGGTAGAATTAAAAAAAGGGGAAATAAGGTGACAAACAAGCTTTAAGCCATAAAAAAACTCCCTAAACTCAACATGGACGACATTGGATTGGAGGTTCTAATATTGTAATCGAAACCTCTAATTAACTAACCTGGATTATCTCTAATAAGTCCACCACAAGCTCAAGAACAACAAagtgcaacttttttttttcactaatgttaataataatttattaaatatgtaattttctttattttttctactTTTGTTAATAAAAATTTACTAAATATATTTATCTAGATataataattttctttaattttttcacTTATGTTTCTACAGAATGTGGGTAACCGGACTCACCGTCCTTTTTCCTTGTTTCAGTAATATCTAAGGTGCTGAGACAGTACCAGCTGCAACACCAGCAAGTTTAAAATGCCAAAAAAAGTAACCACCGTGTTCAATTGCATTTAAAAAGAGAGTGGTGTCTTTGCGTCGAACAAATGAGGGGAAGTAACTCCGTTACAATTCACATAATCTGAATAAAGAAACAAACTATCAAACTACTATCCAGCAGCTGTCTGAAACTAGGAGTTCCTACATAATCAAGAACTATGTCCCTAATTCTGCCTCCTCATTTGGATATCTAACTGAAAAGATCAACGTGAACTATTAAAAATCAGTAACGGTCAAATGATGATGGCCGAGCAGCCCTGCTGGGGCGGTCATAAGGAGCAGGCCTGCCCCTATAACTTCTTCCTTCATCACGAGCTGGTATTCCATTTCCATTTCTATCAGCACCTCCGCGAGCGCCGCCATAGCGGTCATAGCCTCTTTCTTTCCCATAACCATTTTGCGGGTAGTCTGAGCCACTGCCATATCGATCACTTGCAAATCGATCTCCTCCACTTGTTGCATACCTGTACAATTTTCAGCAAATCAATGAAGTATAACAAACACATAGAACAAAAGGAATGACAAAAGGAGATCGGAGATGTAACAGATCATTTTCATTCATGATGAATGAATAAATATTGCTAAAATGGGAAATGAGACCAATGTACAATCAAATCTTTATTCAACCACAGTCTTCCTAATTGCCCACATTACCAATTAAGCAAAATAAGAAAAGTAACATCATAAGTGGCAAGTCCAATAACTTTAATAACTTTGCACTCACAATTTAAATTTTTACATAAACACTTGTTCATTTGTTATCATCTTGTCACAAAGTAAACAAGTTTTAAgacaataaatataattatttatttgtgtaAAACTTACTTATACTCTAAATGtaattattaaattgaattatTGTTTTAAATCCATGGTAAAGTCACCAAGAGTAGTATTAATTCAGTAACAA encodes:
- the LOC131609810 gene encoding small ribosomal subunit protein uS3x-like, which gives rise to MATQMSKKRKFVADGVFFAELNEVLTRELAEDGYSGVEVRVTPMRTEIIIRATRTQAVLGEKGRRIRELTSVVQKRFKFPENSVELYAEKVNNRGLCAIAQAESLRYKLLGGLAVRRACYGVLRFVMESGAKGCEVIVSGKLRAQRAKSMKFKDGYMISSGQPVKDYIDSAVRHVLLRQGVLGIKVKIMLDWDPKGKQGPKTPLPDIVTIHTPKEEEEYRPAPAAVLPTADIEVPVA